A genome region from Camelina sativa cultivar DH55 chromosome 10, Cs, whole genome shotgun sequence includes the following:
- the LOC104719441 gene encoding sulfite oxidase isoform X2 gives MPGIRGPAEYSQEPHRHPSLKVNAKEPFNAEPPRSALVSSYVTPVDLFYKRNHGPIPIVDHLDSYSVTLTGLIQNPRKLFIKDIRSLPKYNVTATLQCAGNRRTAMSKVRNVRGVGWDVSAIGNAVWGGAKLADVLELVGIANLTGSTDLGGRHVEFVSVDRCKEENGAPYKASIPLSQATNPEADVLLAYEMNGETLNRDHGFPLRVVVPGVIGARSVKWLDSINVIAEECQGFFMQKDYNMFPPSVNWDNIDWSSRRPQMDFPVQSAICSVEDVQMVKPGKVSIKGYAVSGGGRGIERVDISLDGGKNWVEASRTQKPEMHYISEHNSSDKWAWVLFEATIDVSQTTEVIAKAVDSAANVQPENVESVWNLRGVLNTSWHRVLLRLGHSNL, from the exons ATGCCTGGGATCCGAGGTCCGGCCGAGTACTCGCAGGAGCCACATCGTCACCCTTCTCTCAAGGTCAACGCCAAg GAACCTTTCAACGCTGAGCCTCCCCGCTCCGCCTTAGTCTCATCTTATGTCACTCCCGTCGACCTTTTCTACAAGCGAAATCATGGCCCCATCCCCATCGTTGATCACCTTgacag CTACTCTGTCACTCTTACTGGGTTGATCCAGAACCCCAGGAAACTCTTTATCAAAGACATCAG GTCCCTCCCAAAGTACAATGTTACTGCTACTCTACAG TGTGCCGGTAACAGAAGGACTGCCATGAGCAAAGTTAGGAATGTTAGAGGCGTTGGATGGGATGTTTCTGCTATTGGCAacg CTGTCTGGGGTGGGGCGAAATTGGCCGATGTTCTTGAGCTTGTTGGGATAGCTAACCTCACTGGTTCAACCGATTTAGGAGGCAGACATGTTGAGTTTGTTAGTGTTGATCGCTGTAAG GAGGAGAACGGGGCCCCTTATAAGGCGTCAATCCCTCTTAGTCAAGCCACTAATCCTGAAGCCGATGTTTTACTCGCTTATGAAATGAATGGAGAG ACCCTGAACAGGGATCACGGATTTCCGCTAAGGGTGGTTGTCCCTGGTGTGATTGGTGCTCGTTCTGTCAAATGGCTTGATTCCATCAATGTCATCGCTGAAGAATGCCAG GGATTTTTCATGCAGAAAGATTACAATATGTTCCCACCCTCTGTCAATTGGGATAATATCGACTGGTCCTCAAGGAGGCCGCAAATGGATTTCCCTGTTCAG AGTGCAATTTGCTCTGTGGAGGACGTGCAGATGGTGAAGCCtggaaag GTTAGCATCAAAGGGTACGCAGTTTCAGGAGGTGGACGCGGGATAGAGCGAGTGGACATATCCCTTGATGGAGGCAAAAACTGGGTGGAAGCTTCTAGAACGCAAAAACCAGAAATGCATTACATCTCTGAACACAACTCCAGCGACAAATGGGCATGGGTGTTGTTTGAAGCCACCATTGATGTTTCGCAGACTACGGAGGTCATCGCCAAAGCG GTCGATTCGGCCGCAAACGTTCAACCGGAAAATGTGGAGTCGGTGTGGAACCTAAGAGGGGTTCTCAACACTTCGTGGCACCGTGTCCTTCTCCGTCTTGGCCACTCAAACTTGTAG
- the LOC104719431 gene encoding uncharacterized protein LOC104719431 codes for MATQAAAAASFNGNLKKAMAGIKRINLDGLRWRVFDAKGQVLGRLASQISTVLQAKDKPTYCPNRDDGDICIVLNAKEIAFTGRKLTDKFYRWHTGYIGHLKERSLKEQMEKDPTEVIRKAVRRMLPSNNLRDDRDRKLRIFEGGEHPFGDKPLEPFVMPPRRVREMRPRARRAMIRAQKKAAQAESGGTEVKKGKKRTPAQATA; via the exons ATGGCGACTCAGGCTGCTGCTGCCGCCTCATTCAATGGCAACTTAAAG AAAGCTATGGCAGGTATCAAGCGTATCAATCTCGACGGTCTTCGTTGGCGAGTTTTTGATGCCAAAGGCCAG GTTCTTGGTAGGCTAGCTTCCCAGATTTCAACCGTGCTTCAAGCCAAAGATAAGCCTACTTACTGTCCTAACCGCGACGATGGGGACATCTGTATTGTTCTCAATGCTAAGGAAATTGCCTTCACTGGTAGAAAGCTCACCGACAAATTCTACCGTTGGCATACAGG GTACATTGGACACCTCAAGGAACGAAGTCTGAAAGAACAGATGGAGAAAGATCCCACAGAGGTCATACGCAAGGCTGTCCGGCGCATGCTTCCAAGTAACAATCTGCGTGAT GACAGGGATCGGAAGCTAAGGATATTTGAAGGTGGTGAGCATCCATTTGGGGACAAGCCACTTGAGCCATTTGTGATGCCACCTCGTAGAGTTAGAGAGATGCGACCACGCGCAAGGCGAGCAATGATCCGTGCACAGAAGAAGGCAGCGCAGGCAGAAAGTGGTGGGACAGAAGTTAAGAAAGGAAAGAAGAGGACCCCCGCTCAAGCAACTGCGTAG
- the LOC104720536 gene encoding uncharacterized protein LOC104720536 — MAMLVRRALSSGRNAIGFLRRSSSVVQSRDFFSMSSSSSSSSPNRMMIGSRDSQFDLSHMPDFLRDSRRGFAKGKKSKDDSSGMVDASPDIGPSVKAAASSQMEAAIDALSRDLTKLRTGRAAPGMLDHIVVETGGVKMPLNHLALVSVLDPKTLSINPYDPDVPFPFLS, encoded by the exons ATGGCTATGTTGGTGAGACGAGCTCTGTCGTCGGGTCGAAATGCGATTGGGTTTCTCAGAAGAAGCTCCTCCGTTGTTCAATCTCGCGATTTCTtctccatgtcttcttcttcttcttcttcttcaccaaaccgGATGATGATAGGCAGCCGAGATTCGCAATTCGATTTGTCCCATATGCCCGATTTCCTCAGAGATTCTCGTCGAGGCTTCGCTAAAGGCAAAAAATCAA agGACGATTCATCGGGGATGGTGGACGCTTCTCCAGATATCGGGCCTAGCGTGAAAGCAGCTGCCTCTTCTCAGATGGAGGCCGCCATCGATGCCTTGTCTCGTGATTTAACTAAACTCCGTACCGGCAGAGCTGCTCCTG GAATGCTTGATCATATTGTTGTTGAAACGGGAGGTGTCAAGATGCCTCTCAATCACTTGGCTTTGGTCTCTGTCCTCGATCCTAAGACTTTGTCTATCAATCCTTATGATCCCGATGTACCCTTTcctttcctttct
- the LOC104720538 gene encoding cytochrome P450 94B3-like produces the protein MEASPTLLLLLLLLLVIVLYLIVSTGKYYWRNTSVPKTYPVIGCIISFYSNRNRLLDWYTELLNESLSGTVVIRRLAARRTVVTANPSNVEYILKTNFDNYPKGKPFTDILGDFLGNGIFNVDGNLWLRQRRLATHDFTPKSLRYYVTVLRNEVDHELLPFLDAAAAGGSKQQQVPFDLHELLRRFFFNVVCIVFLGIDDDRCCLDPSSPVSDFDRAFQTASAVSAGRGSAPLSFVWKLKRLVGFGSEKELRNAVREVHRCVDDIIREKKRKTTTNHEYDFLSRLIAAGESDETVRDMVISIVMAGRDTTSAVTTRLFWFITTGRMKETEHDLVNEIRSVKELTGGGLGFDYGTLKKLSLLKACLCEVMRLYPPVPWDSKHALSDDRLPDGTEVRAGDRVTYFPYGMGRMEELWGEDWDDFKPNRWLVDNKTCRLVLKKVNPFMFPVFQAGPRVCLGEEMAYVQMKYVVASILDRFVIEPIPADKPVFVPMLTAHMAGGMQVRVRRRDPSR, from the coding sequence ATGGAAGCTTcaccaactcttcttcttcttcttcttcttcttctagtaaTTGTGCTTTATTTGATTGTCTCAACTGGAAAATATTATTGGCGCAACACTAGTGTACCGAAAACGTATCCGGTAATCGGATGCATAATTTCATTCTATAGCAACCGAAACCGGTTACTGGATTGGTACACGGAGCTCTTAAACGAATCCCTAAGTGGGACAGTAGTCATTCGCCGCTTAGCTGCCAGGAGAACCGTGGTGACGGCGAACCCCTCCAACGTCGAGTATATCCTCAAAACAAACTTCGACAACTATCCCAAAGGCAAACCCTTTACGGATATTCTCGGCGATTTTCTCGGCAACGGCATTTTCAACGTCGACGGAAACCTCTGGTTGAGGCAGCGGAGACTTGCTACTCACGATTTCACCCCAAAGTCTCTGAGATATTACGTCACCGTTTTGAGGAACGAGGTCGACCACGAGCTCTTACCGTTTCTAGACGCTGCTGCTGCGGGAGgctcaaaacaacaacaagtaccCTTTGATCTCCACGAGCTTCTCCGTAGATTCTTTTTCAATGTTGTTTGCATCGTTTTCCTCGGGATCGATGATGATCGATGCTGCTTAGACCCGTCCTCGCCGGTTTCTGACTTCGACCGAGCGTTCCAGACAGCTTCTGCCGTTAGCGCTGGACGCGGTTCCGCACCGCTCTCTTTCGTTTGGAAGTTGAAGAGACTGGTCGGGTTCGGATCTGAGAAGGAGCTCAGAAACGCTGTCCGAGAAGTTCATCGCTGCGTCGATGACATCattcgagagaagaagaggaagaccacCACCAACCACGAATACGATTTTCTCTCGCGGTTGATCGCCGCAGGAGAAAGCGACGAGACTGTCAGAGATATGGTCATCAGTATTGTGATGGCGGGGAGGGACACCACATCTGCGGTCACCACGCGGCTGTTCTGGTTCATCACCACCGGTCGCATGAAGGAAACCGAGCACGATCTGGTTAATGAAATCCGATCGGTTAAGGAGTTAACCGGAGGGGGTTTGGGTTTCGATTACGGAACACTCAAGAAACTGAGTTTGTTGAAAGCGTGTTTGTGTGAAGTGATGCGGTTGTATCCTCCGGTGCCGTGGGACTCCAAACACGCTTTATCCGATGACAGGCTACCAGACGGTACGGAGGTGCGTGCCGGAGACCGGGTAACGTATTTTCCATATGGTATGGGGAGAATGGAGGAGCTTTGGGGTGAAGATTGGGATGACTTCAAACCAAACCGGTGGCTCGTTGATAATAAAACCTGCAGACTTGTTTTGAAGAAGGTGAATCCGTTTATGTTTCCGGTTTTTCAAGCCGGCCCAAGGGTTTGTCTCGGGGAAGAGATGGCATACGTGCAGATGAAATATGTTGTCGCTTCCATACTTGACCGGTTTGTGATTGAACCGATCCCTGCTGATAAACCGGTTTTTGTGCCAATGCTCACTGCTCACATGGCTGGTGGGATGCAAGTCCGCGTTCGTCGGAGGGATCCTTCTCGTTGA
- the LOC104719441 gene encoding sulfite oxidase isoform X1 produces MPGIRGPAEYSQEPHRHPSLKVNAKEPFNAEPPRSALVSSYVTPVDLFYKRNHGPIPIVDHLDSSYSVTLTGLIQNPRKLFIKDIRSLPKYNVTATLQCAGNRRTAMSKVRNVRGVGWDVSAIGNAVWGGAKLADVLELVGIANLTGSTDLGGRHVEFVSVDRCKEENGAPYKASIPLSQATNPEADVLLAYEMNGETLNRDHGFPLRVVVPGVIGARSVKWLDSINVIAEECQGFFMQKDYNMFPPSVNWDNIDWSSRRPQMDFPVQSAICSVEDVQMVKPGKVSIKGYAVSGGGRGIERVDISLDGGKNWVEASRTQKPEMHYISEHNSSDKWAWVLFEATIDVSQTTEVIAKAVDSAANVQPENVESVWNLRGVLNTSWHRVLLRLGHSNL; encoded by the exons ATGCCTGGGATCCGAGGTCCGGCCGAGTACTCGCAGGAGCCACATCGTCACCCTTCTCTCAAGGTCAACGCCAAg GAACCTTTCAACGCTGAGCCTCCCCGCTCCGCCTTAGTCTCATCTTATGTCACTCCCGTCGACCTTTTCTACAAGCGAAATCATGGCCCCATCCCCATCGTTGATCACCTTgacag CAGCTACTCTGTCACTCTTACTGGGTTGATCCAGAACCCCAGGAAACTCTTTATCAAAGACATCAG GTCCCTCCCAAAGTACAATGTTACTGCTACTCTACAG TGTGCCGGTAACAGAAGGACTGCCATGAGCAAAGTTAGGAATGTTAGAGGCGTTGGATGGGATGTTTCTGCTATTGGCAacg CTGTCTGGGGTGGGGCGAAATTGGCCGATGTTCTTGAGCTTGTTGGGATAGCTAACCTCACTGGTTCAACCGATTTAGGAGGCAGACATGTTGAGTTTGTTAGTGTTGATCGCTGTAAG GAGGAGAACGGGGCCCCTTATAAGGCGTCAATCCCTCTTAGTCAAGCCACTAATCCTGAAGCCGATGTTTTACTCGCTTATGAAATGAATGGAGAG ACCCTGAACAGGGATCACGGATTTCCGCTAAGGGTGGTTGTCCCTGGTGTGATTGGTGCTCGTTCTGTCAAATGGCTTGATTCCATCAATGTCATCGCTGAAGAATGCCAG GGATTTTTCATGCAGAAAGATTACAATATGTTCCCACCCTCTGTCAATTGGGATAATATCGACTGGTCCTCAAGGAGGCCGCAAATGGATTTCCCTGTTCAG AGTGCAATTTGCTCTGTGGAGGACGTGCAGATGGTGAAGCCtggaaag GTTAGCATCAAAGGGTACGCAGTTTCAGGAGGTGGACGCGGGATAGAGCGAGTGGACATATCCCTTGATGGAGGCAAAAACTGGGTGGAAGCTTCTAGAACGCAAAAACCAGAAATGCATTACATCTCTGAACACAACTCCAGCGACAAATGGGCATGGGTGTTGTTTGAAGCCACCATTGATGTTTCGCAGACTACGGAGGTCATCGCCAAAGCG GTCGATTCGGCCGCAAACGTTCAACCGGAAAATGTGGAGTCGGTGTGGAACCTAAGAGGGGTTCTCAACACTTCGTGGCACCGTGTCCTTCTCCGTCTTGGCCACTCAAACTTGTAG
- the LOC104719436 gene encoding uncharacterized protein At3g27210-like isoform X2, producing MIFFDSRGWLDSDCEDDFMSVDGEFTPSRGTTPVHHKFCDQTPQGEEKTNEEEQSDPIDNKKRLLELFKETQDEDEEEDNYVAEGKSRACLWLRTPVRSSAPATPYNNNKERQQKLKRVRSAAHGGCVPRLVSCSSFTDRRRNMMTHAPIDVQR from the exons ATGATATTTTTCGATTCAAGGGGGTGGCTTGATTCGGACTGTGAAGATGATTTCATGAGCGTCGATGGTG AATTTACGCCGTCGCGAGGAACAACACCGGTCCATCACAAATTCTGCGACCAAACTCCTCAAGGAGAGGAGAAAACCAATGAAGAAGAACAGTCTGATCCAATCGATAACAAAAAGAGACTCCTCGAACTCTTCAAAGAGACGCAAGAcgaggatgaagaggaagacaaTTACGTGGCGGAAGGCAAATCAAGAGCCTGTCTCTGGCTAAGAACACCGGTTAGATCTTCTGCCCCGGCCACTCCTTATAATAACAACAAAGAAAGACAACAAAAGCTCAAGAGGGTGAGATCCGCTGCTCACGGTGGCTGCGTTCCGCGTTTGGTTTCCTGTAGTAGCTTCACTGATCGCCGACGGAATATGATGACTCATGCCCCCATTGACGTCCAACGCTAA
- the LOC104719433 gene encoding protein LYK2-like → MRRFVMSVDMAGSVSKLYMASLVVILLLISSSSLFATSHSCDPEEEEEAASSSYVCHSNLQKCHTFAILRAHSPFNSPSNLSYHLGLDSSVDADEFVPQGQLLLIPIDCRCNGSNYEARLTKTYVKGDTFRSVSQSLQGLTTCLSIREKNPDISEDKLGGDNVKLRVAIRCSCPEEGVSNASFLITYPVSVRDSVSSLAVKFNTTEDAIVSANNKSGVVPLKPALIPLDYRPVLDQLAKPEKPGSRNVTAEILRKKKPTKKKRSKMKLMIAVSSAIAGVCGLITLLVFGYLHWKKETRMQTQTQNWISNKDPETRQLSLSIRTTSDKKISFEGSQDGSILDSHNTVGTTTPRKPVLEIYAFEELEKATENFSSSNHIKGSVYFGSLKGKDLAIKQVSADAMKRFDFGLLNDQSHYYNHNLIRVLGTCFREIDQASYLVFEYAKNGSLWDWIQNKLAIKNQFIESCYCFLAWKQRIKICHDVAIALKYMDWINYVHGNIKSTNIFLNEDLRGKVGKFGMSKCVNDELATEENFLEGSLSPASDVFAYGVMVMEVLSGQTQEMLLGLQEEETTSLGTQEMCVSEWERLRRALGDKEMLREVMDSTLGDSYSVDCAFEMTSIARDCTAEEPESRPSAAEIAERVSRLVDDEDEEEEADEAVIERESTLISESSYKPLVKKSSIV, encoded by the exons ATGCGTAGATTTGTAATGTCGGTCGATATGGCTGGTTCAGTTAGTAAACTGTACATGGCAAGTCTTGTAGTAATCTTGCTCTTGATTTCCTCATCATCTCTCTTTGCAACTTCACACAGCTGCGaccctgaagaagaagaagaagcagcctCCTCCAGCTACGTTTGCCACTCAAACCTCCAAAAGTGCCACACTTTCGCCATCCTCAGAGCCCATTCTCCCTTCAATTCCCCATCCAATCTAAGTTACCATCTGGGCCTCGACTCCTCTGTAGACGCTGACGAGTTTGTTCCACAAGGTCAGTTACTGTTGATCCCTATCGACTGCAGATGTAATGGAAGTAACTACGAGGCCCGTCTCACCAAAACATACGTTAAAGGAGACACCTTTCGCTCTGTCTCTCAGTCTCTGCAAGGCTTGACCACGTGCCT ATCTATCAGAGAGAAGAATCCAGATATTTCCGAGGACAAGCTCGGCGGCGACAACGTTAAATTGCGTGTGGCGATCAGGTGCTCTTGTCCAGAAGAAGGCGTTTCAAACGCTAGCTTTCTCATCACGTATCCCGTGAGCGTCCGCGACAGCGTTTCCAGCCTGGCGGTTAAGTTCAACACAACAGAGGATGCTATTGTCTCTGCAAACAACAAATCTGGTGTGGTTCCACTCAAGCCTGCTCTGATCCCTCTTGATTACAGACCGGTGCTCGATCAGCTGGCGAAACCGGAAAAGCCAGGATCACGGAACGTAACCGCCGAGATTCTccgtaaaaaaaaaccaaccaaGAAGAAACGGTCAAAGATGAAGCTCATGATCGCTGTGAGCAGTGCGATTGCTGGAGTTTGCGGTCTTATCACTCTCCTAGTGTTTGGTTACTTACACTGGAAGAAAGAGACGCGGatgcaaacgcaaacgcagaaCTGGATCAGCAACAAAGACCCTGAGACGCGGCAGCTGAGCCTGAGCATCCGAACCACCAGTGACAAGAAAATCTCGTTTGAAGGGTCACAGGACGGTTCGATACTGGATTCTCACAACACTGTTGGCACCACTACGCCGCGGAAACCCGTTCTGGAGATTTACGCGTTTGAAGAGTTAGAGAAAGCCACTGAGAATTTCAGCTCAAGCAATCACATCAAAGGTTCGGTTTATTTCGGTTCGCTAAAAGGCAAAGACTTGGCCATAAAGCAAGTGAGTGCAGATGCAATGAAAAGATTCGACTTCGGGCTTCTCAACGATCAGTCACACTACTATAACCACAATCTGATTAGGGTTCTTGGGACATGTTTCAGAGAAATCGATCAGGCTTCTTATCTGGTTTTCGAGTATGCAAAAAACGGGTCCCTGTGGGATTGGATTCAGAATAAACTGGCGATCAAGAATCAATTCATCGAGTcttgttactgtttcttggCGTGGAAACAGAGGATCAAGATCTGTCATGATGTCGCCATCGCGTTAAAGTATATGGATTGGATCAACTACGTCCACGGCAACATCAAGAGCACAAACATATTCTTGAACGAAGATCTCAGAGGTAAAGTCGGAAAATTCGGGATGTCAAAGTGCGTAAACGACGAACTAGCGACTGAGGAGAACTTTCTAGAAGGTTCGCTGTCCCCAGCTTCTGACGTGTTCGCTTACGGGGTTATGGTAATGGAGGTTTTGTCCGGACAAACACAAGAGATGTTGCTTGGATTGCAAGAGGAGGAGACAACATCCCTTGGGACACAAGAAATGTGTGTATCCGAATGGGAGAGATTGAGAAGGGCTCTCGGGGACAAGGAAATGCTGAGGGAAGTGATGGACAGCACACTGGGAGATAGTTATTCGGTTGATTGCGCATTTGAAATGACAAGTATTGCAAGAGATTGTACTGCAGAAGAACCGGAGTCAAGGCCGAGTGCGGCTGAGATTGCAGAGAGGGTTTCAAGACTGGTGGatgacgaggatgaagaagaagaagcagatgaaGCAGTAATAGAGAGGGAGAGTACATTAATTTCAGAGAGTTCATACAAGCCTTTGGTAAAGAAGAGTAGTATAGTATAG
- the LOC104719434 gene encoding probable calcium-binding protein CML40, with the protein MKSDNVTKRQEYQRVFSRFDFSQQGKVSVSTIQRCVEAIKSGKRPLLSEDNTAIIPNPAETTDDKSLHLEEFVNLVEEGDDEDKEKDLKEAFKLYEETTDGITPKSLKRMLSLLGDSKTLNECELMISQFDINKDGIINFDEFRVMMMQ; encoded by the coding sequence ATGAAGAGTGACAACGTTACCAAACGTCAAGAGTATCAACGTGTCTTTAGTCGGTTTGACTTTAGCCAACAAGGCAAGGTTTCCGTTTCTACCATCCAAAGATGCGTCGAAGCTATTAAGTCTGGCAAACGTCCACTTCTGTCTGAAGACAACACCGCCATTATTCCAAATCCTGCGGAGACGACCGATGATAAATCCTTGCACCTCGAGGAATTCGTCAACTTGGTCGAGGAAGGAGACGACGAAGATAAGGAGAAGGACCTCAAGGAAGCTTTCAAGTTGTATGAGGAGACGACTGATGGCATCACACCAAAAAGCTTGAAGAGGATGCTTAGTTTGTTGGGTGACTCCAAAACTCTCAACGAATGCGAGCTTATGATTTCTCAATTCGATATTAATAAGGATGGGATTATTAACTTTGACGAGTTTAGGGTCATGATGATGCAATGA
- the LOC104719432 gene encoding probable adenylate kinase 7, mitochondrial, which produces MAWLSRVRGFSPVSRLLAATPRSFGSATALAFDYDSDDEYLHGFAEPRLGLDGSGPDRGVQWVLMGAPGALRHVFAQRLSKLLEVPHISMGSLLRQELNPRSSLYQEIATAVNERKLVPKSVVFALLSKKLEEGYLNGETGFILDGIPRTHIQAETLDRIAQIDLVVNLKCSEEPLVNRNVLNETALPRQEFLASMLHSPVATKAKRDSLRVYAHEVKPLEEYYMKQRKLLDFHVDGAPSAETWQGLLAALHLKQLNLATSHKLTL; this is translated from the exons ATGGCATGGCTGAGCCGCGTGAGAGGATTTTCTCCGGTATCAAGGCTCCTCGCGGCGACTCCCCGATCTTTCGGATCAGCCACCGCCTTGGCGTTTGACTACGACTCCGATGACGAGTACTTGCACGGCTTCGCTGAGCCGAGGCTTGGTTTGGATGGATCGGGTCCGGATAGAGGAGTGCAGTGGGTTCTCATGGGCGCCCCTGGAGCTTTGAGGCACGTCTTCGCCCAGAGGCTCTCCAAGCTTCTCGAGGTTCCTCACATTTCCATGGGATCGCTTCTCCGTCAAGAACTTAACCCTAGATCTTCTCTCTACCAGGAG ATTGCAACTGCTGTTAATGAACGAAAGCTTGTTCCAAAGAGTGTTGTCTTTGCGTTGCTATCAAAGAAGCTCGAAGAAGGATACCTCAATGGGGAAACAGGTTTCATTCTTGATGGCATTCCCCGCACTCATATTCAAGCC GAAACTCTTGATCGAATCGCTCAGATTGACCTCGTTGTGAATCTTAAATGCTCTGAGGAGCCTCTGGTAAACCGAAATGTTCTAAATGAAACAGCTCTGCCTCGACAAGAGTTCCTCGCCTCTATGTTACACTCACCTGTTGCTACTAAAGCTAAGAGGGATAGTCTCCGTGTCTATGCACATGAG GTGAAGCCCCTCGAAGAATACTATATGAAGCAGAGAAAACTTTTAGACTTTCATGTTGACGGTGCCCCATCAGCAGAAACCTGGCAGGGCTTGTTGGCAGCTTTGCATCTGAAGCAGTTGAATTTGGCGACTTCACATAAACTGACTCTGTGA
- the LOC104719438 gene encoding uncharacterized protein LOC104719438: protein MQSSIGKGFQLFPFLIILFVSLCLSHVCWIQVRANSVLNSTDESRSTDPFLLSTSLPVDTAFKFPSALPVIPSDKSDFGKGRIDLGGLEVIQVSISTSTSKQVWRTYEGMGLTIYQPINLPPSFFTLGFYAQPNNRQLFGWVLAARDVSGDSLRPPVGYIAVMNTTSMIIKQDGPAYFWQPLCPKEYQAVGLYVTTSPLEPSLSQESISCVRSDLTEKSEADTWVWGTEELTISSMRPANRGTEATGVYTGTFSCQRPNFSPPPPPLFCLNNTRFGLSSMPSKDQTSLLFKTYSPWVYLHPDEDFLPSSVEWFFSNGALLFQKGNESNPVPIKPDGSNLPQGGSDDGLFWLDYPADKDAKERVKRGD from the coding sequence ATGCAATCATCTATTGGAAAAGGCTTTCAACTTTTCccatttcttattattttatttgttagcCTTTGCCTTAGCCATGTGTGTTGGATCCAAGTTCGAGCCAACTCCGTTTTGAATTCCACAGATGAGAGCAGATCTACGGATCCATTTCTTTTGTCTACAAGCTTACCTGTGGACACAGCCTTCAAGTTTCCATCTGCTTTACCTGTAATCCCTTCGGATAAGAGTGATTTTGGGAAAGGAAGGATAGATCTGGGAGGTCTCGAGGTGATCCAAGTCTCCATCTCAACCTCAACATCAAAGCAAGTATGGAGGACGTACGAGGGCATGGGGCTCACTATCTATCAACCTATCAACCTTCCTCCCAGCTTCTTCACGCTTGGCTTCTATGCCCAACCCAACAACCGTCAGCTTTTCGGCTGGGTTCTTGCTGCAAGAGACGTGTCTGGAGATAGCTTGAGGCCACCCGTTGGCTACATTGCTGTCATGAACACTACATCAATGATTATCAAGCAAGACGGTCCTGCGTACTTTTGGCAGCCCCTATGTCCCAAAGAGTACCAAGCGGTTGGTCTATATGTCACTACTTCTCCTCTGGAGCCATCTTTAAGTCAAGAATCTATAAGCTGCGTTCGATCCGATCTTACAGAAAAGAGTGAAGCCGATACATGGGTTTGGGGGACAGAAGAACTGACCATTTCTAGCATGAGACCGGCCAACAGAGGAACAGAAGCAACGGGCGTGTACACAGGGACATTCAGTTGCCAGCGGCCAAACTTctctccacctccacctcctctCTTCTGCTTGAATAATACAAGATTTGGCTTGTCTAGCATGCCAAGCAAAGATCAAACTAGCCTACTGTTTAAAACGTATTCACCGTGGGTGTATTTGCATCCGGATGAAGATTTCCTCCCTTCCTCTGTCGAGTGGTTTTTCTCAAATGGTGCCCTTTTATTCCAGAAAGGGAACGAATCAAACCCCGTCCCAATAAAACCGGACGGTTCAAACCTTCCGCAAGGCGGTTCGGACGATGGTTTGTTCTGGTTGGATTATCCGGCGGATAAGGACGCAAAGGAAAGGGTGAAGAGGGGAGAC
- the LOC104719436 gene encoding uncharacterized protein At3g27210-like isoform X1, protein MGSCVSSSSHHKSPSAASDSVVKLAAFISPLTTDVISSPTTTINVNPPPIHSARLDSPPPGDKEEMIFFDSRGWLDSDCEDDFMSVDGEFTPSRGTTPVHHKFCDQTPQGEEKTNEEEQSDPIDNKKRLLELFKETQDEDEEEDNYVAEGKSRACLWLRTPVRSSAPATPYNNNKERQQKLKRVRSAAHGGCVPRLVSCSSFTDRRRNMMTHAPIDVQR, encoded by the exons ATGGGTTCCTGTGTCTCCTCCTCTTCTCACCACAAGAGCCCCTCCGCCGCCTCTGATTCCGTCGTTAAGCTTGCCGCTTTCATCTCCCCCCTCACTACTGACGTCATCTCTtcccccaccaccaccatcaacGTCAACCCTCCTCCCATTCATTCCGCTCGTCTTGATTCCCCTCCTCCTG GTGATAAAGAGGAGATGATATTTTTCGATTCAAGGGGGTGGCTTGATTCGGACTGTGAAGATGATTTCATGAGCGTCGATGGTG AATTTACGCCGTCGCGAGGAACAACACCGGTCCATCACAAATTCTGCGACCAAACTCCTCAAGGAGAGGAGAAAACCAATGAAGAAGAACAGTCTGATCCAATCGATAACAAAAAGAGACTCCTCGAACTCTTCAAAGAGACGCAAGAcgaggatgaagaggaagacaaTTACGTGGCGGAAGGCAAATCAAGAGCCTGTCTCTGGCTAAGAACACCGGTTAGATCTTCTGCCCCGGCCACTCCTTATAATAACAACAAAGAAAGACAACAAAAGCTCAAGAGGGTGAGATCCGCTGCTCACGGTGGCTGCGTTCCGCGTTTGGTTTCCTGTAGTAGCTTCACTGATCGCCGACGGAATATGATGACTCATGCCCCCATTGACGTCCAACGCTAA